One genomic segment of Pseudonocardia sp. T1-2H includes these proteins:
- a CDS encoding DNA polymerase III subunit gamma and tau, producing MALALYRKYRPAKFAEVVGQEHVTEPLGTALTANRINHAYLFSGPRGCGKTSSARILARSLNCVQGPTPDPCGVCDSCIALAPEGPGSIDVVELDAASHGGVDDARELRDRAFYAPAESRYRVFIVDEAHMVTTQGFNALLKIVEEPPEHLVFIFATTEPDKVLPTIRSRTHHYPFRLIPPGTLRALLERICADEGVLVAPAVYPLVIRAGGGSARDTLSVLDQLLAGAGPEGVTYERAMALLGVTDVALIDDVVDALAAADGASVYEAVDRLVEAGHDPRRFAADLLQRLRDLMLVQAVPDAGAQGLVDAADDVLNRMTEQAARLGPATLARYGEIVHSGLTEMRGATAPRLLLELLCARMLLPAATTSDSALLERLERLERRNAIAPEPTATAGGEGADTGARRQFVRPAERARGQAPEPTPEAAGAPTAQAPAEQVRPAQTVSPVAQAEDPAAGAAPAAAEPAPSGDAPRPTAAAAPGSGEATGPVAAERPVEPPRSVEASSAPAPVAAPAREPSRVEQPPPTPAPAAASAALSTASADSASGLDAGAVRRVWSEILAAARQRSRSTEALMVNATVRAVQDDTLVLAIGSPPLARRLSDPRNTDVIVEALRAVLGVQWRVRCESGDGGVPAAAPPRARAAAPQRQAPQRASRPEPQRSSEQAQPQPGPSYERPSRPEQPQRPDPRRRSGTDESGIPLPPSRPRTSLRRTTRRPCSPRPPPPAASRWCAGTRRRRRSSCWRPSSGRARSNLAEPVVRGAAPPLVSGVVAPSASRCDSRAQRARKRMMPSVIAAA from the coding sequence GTGGCGCTGGCTCTGTACCGGAAGTACCGCCCGGCGAAGTTCGCCGAGGTGGTGGGGCAGGAACACGTCACCGAGCCGCTCGGCACGGCGCTCACCGCGAACCGGATCAACCACGCGTACCTCTTCTCGGGCCCGCGCGGCTGCGGGAAGACGTCGTCCGCCCGGATCCTGGCCCGTTCGCTGAACTGCGTGCAGGGCCCCACACCGGATCCCTGCGGCGTCTGCGACTCGTGTATTGCGCTGGCCCCGGAGGGTCCTGGCTCGATCGACGTCGTGGAGCTCGACGCCGCCTCGCACGGTGGCGTCGACGACGCGCGTGAGCTGCGGGACCGGGCCTTCTACGCGCCCGCCGAGTCCCGCTACCGCGTCTTCATCGTCGACGAGGCGCACATGGTCACCACGCAGGGCTTCAACGCCCTGCTGAAGATCGTCGAGGAGCCGCCGGAGCACCTCGTCTTCATCTTCGCGACCACCGAGCCGGACAAGGTCCTGCCGACCATCCGCTCGCGCACCCACCACTACCCGTTCCGGCTGATCCCGCCGGGCACGCTCCGGGCTCTGCTCGAGCGGATCTGCGCCGACGAGGGCGTCCTCGTCGCGCCGGCGGTGTACCCGCTGGTCATCCGGGCGGGCGGCGGCTCCGCCCGGGACACGCTCTCGGTGCTGGACCAGTTGCTCGCGGGCGCCGGACCCGAGGGCGTCACCTACGAGCGGGCGATGGCGCTGCTCGGGGTCACGGACGTCGCCCTGATCGACGACGTCGTGGACGCCCTCGCCGCGGCCGACGGCGCGTCGGTGTACGAGGCGGTGGACCGGCTCGTCGAGGCCGGGCACGATCCCCGCCGGTTCGCCGCGGACCTCCTCCAGCGCCTGCGGGACCTCATGCTCGTCCAGGCCGTCCCCGACGCGGGGGCGCAGGGCCTGGTCGATGCGGCGGACGACGTGCTGAACCGGATGACCGAGCAGGCCGCCCGCCTCGGTCCCGCCACCCTCGCGCGCTACGGCGAGATCGTCCACAGCGGGCTCACCGAGATGCGCGGCGCGACCGCGCCCCGCCTCCTGCTGGAGCTGCTCTGCGCGCGGATGCTGCTGCCCGCGGCCACCACCTCGGACTCCGCGCTCCTCGAGCGGCTCGAACGCCTGGAGCGGCGGAACGCGATCGCGCCCGAGCCGACGGCCACCGCCGGCGGCGAGGGCGCGGACACCGGCGCGCGACGGCAGTTCGTCCGCCCGGCGGAGCGGGCGAGGGGCCAGGCCCCGGAGCCGACACCCGAAGCGGCCGGCGCGCCGACCGCCCAGGCGCCCGCCGAGCAGGTCCGTCCGGCGCAGACCGTGTCACCGGTGGCGCAGGCGGAGGACCCGGCTGCGGGAGCCGCGCCGGCCGCTGCCGAGCCCGCTCCCTCGGGCGACGCCCCACGGCCGACCGCGGCCGCCGCTCCCGGCTCCGGTGAGGCAACCGGCCCGGTCGCTGCCGAGCGTCCGGTCGAGCCTCCACGCTCTGTCGAGGCGTCCTCCGCTCCCGCACCGGTGGCCGCGCCGGCGCGGGAGCCCTCCCGCGTCGAACAGCCACCCCCCACGCCGGCGCCCGCTGCTGCCTCCGCCGCGCTATCGACGGCCTCCGCGGACAGCGCCTCCGGCCTCGACGCCGGCGCCGTCCGTCGGGTCTGGTCGGAGATCCTCGCTGCCGCCCGGCAGCGCAGCCGCAGCACCGAGGCCCTGATGGTCAACGCGACCGTCCGGGCCGTGCAGGACGACACCCTCGTGCTCGCGATCGGTTCGCCGCCGCTGGCCCGGCGGCTGTCGGACCCGCGGAACACCGACGTCATCGTCGAGGCCCTGCGGGCGGTCCTCGGCGTGCAGTGGCGGGTCCGCTGCGAGTCCGGTGACGGGGGCGTACCGGCGGCGGCCCCGCCTCGCGCCCGGGCGGCCGCCCCGCAGCGCCAGGCCCCGCAGCGCGCGTCGCGGCCCGAGCCGCAGCGGTCGTCGGAGCAGGCCCAGCCGCAGCCGGGGCCGTCCTACGAGCGGCCGTCGCGGCCCGAGCAGCCACAGCGCCCGGACCCGCGCCGCCGCTCCGGCACGGACGAGAGCGGCATCCCGCTTCCCCCGAGCCGCCCGCGGACGAGCCTCCGCCGGACGACGAGGAGGCCATGCTCGCCGAGGCCGCCACCTCCCGCGGCGAGCAGGTGGTGCGCCGGGACCCGGAGGAGGCGGCGATCGAGCTGCTGGCGTCCCAGCTCGGGGCGAGCACGATCGAACCTCGCTGAACCGGTCGTGCGCGGAGCGGCTCCGCCGCTTGTGAGCGGAGTCGTTGCACCGTCCGCCTCACGGTGCGACAGCCGAGCTCAGCGCGCCAGGAAGCGCATGATGCCGTCGGTGATCGCCGCGGCGTAG
- a CDS encoding N-acetylmuramoyl-L-alanine amidase, whose translation MQLRRGDDGRPGAGTDEQPGRDEHPGDCRPSSTTSPAATSPALTPSPAATLRPRVAAAPGTVVVLDPGHNGGNASHSSQINRQVPDGRGGTKPCNTTGTSTNAGYSEHAFAWDVAQRVRAALEQRGVHVVMTRSGDQGVGPCVDERGAAGQKAGAAAVVSIHADGSAAGNRGFHVAYSSPPLNDAQRGPALNLSRDLRDALQAGNFAASDYIGRDGLSPRPDLAGLSLSTVPAALVECANMRNAQEAALVSSAEGRARYAAAITDGIMRFLAR comes from the coding sequence GTGCAGCTGCGCCGCGGCGACGACGGGCGCCCCGGCGCCGGGACGGACGAGCAGCCCGGCCGCGACGAGCACCCCGGCGACTGCCGCCCCAGCTCCACCACGAGCCCGGCCGCCACGAGCCCTGCCCTCACCCCGAGCCCGGCCGCCACGCTCCGCCCGCGGGTGGCTGCGGCCCCGGGCACGGTCGTCGTCCTCGATCCCGGCCACAACGGCGGCAACGCGAGCCACAGCAGCCAGATCAACCGTCAGGTCCCCGACGGTCGCGGCGGCACCAAGCCCTGCAACACCACCGGGACCAGCACGAACGCCGGCTACTCCGAGCACGCGTTCGCCTGGGACGTGGCGCAGCGGGTGCGGGCCGCGCTGGAGCAGCGCGGTGTTCATGTCGTCATGACGAGATCCGGGGACCAGGGGGTCGGCCCCTGCGTCGACGAGCGCGGTGCGGCCGGGCAGAAAGCCGGCGCCGCGGCCGTCGTCTCGATCCACGCGGACGGCTCGGCGGCCGGGAACCGCGGCTTCCACGTCGCCTACTCCTCACCCCCGCTCAACGACGCCCAGCGCGGACCCGCCCTGAACCTCTCGCGCGACCTCCGCGACGCCCTGCAGGCCGGGAACTTCGCGGCCTCGGACTACATCGGCAGGGACGGCCTCTCCCCGCGGCCGGACCTCGCCGGGCTGAGCCTGTCGACCGTCCCGGCGGCGCTGGTGGAATGCGCCAACATGCGCAACGCGCAGGAGGCGGCGCTCGTGTCGTCGGCCGAGGGGCGGGCCCGCTACGCCGCGGCGATCACCGACGGCATCATGCGCTTCCTGGCGCGCTGA
- a CDS encoding YbaB/EbfC family nucleoid-associated protein, with protein MAMILQQAQKMQEQLMAAQAELAESEVTGQAGNGLVTVTQTAAGEVRSVVIDPKIVDPEDVETLQDLIVGAIQDAARAAQALQAEKMGPLAGGLGGLGDLGGGLGLPGA; from the coding sequence ATGGCGATGATCTTGCAGCAGGCCCAGAAGATGCAGGAGCAGCTCATGGCCGCACAGGCCGAGCTGGCCGAGTCCGAGGTGACCGGGCAGGCGGGCAACGGGCTCGTCACGGTCACGCAGACCGCGGCGGGCGAGGTGCGGTCCGTCGTGATCGACCCGAAGATCGTGGACCCGGAGGACGTCGAGACGCTGCAGGACCTGATCGTCGGCGCGATCCAGGACGCCGCGCGTGCCGCGCAGGCGCTGCAGGCCGAGAAGATGGGTCCCCTCGCGGGCGGCCTGGGCGGCCTGGGCGACCTCGGTGGCGGTCTGGGTCTGCCCGGCGCCTGA
- the recR gene encoding recombination mediator RecR produces MFEGPVQDLIDELGRLPGVGPKSAQRIAFHLLAADPMDVSRLQEVLQKVKQGVQFCEVCGNVSERERCRYCSDARRDPTVVCVVEEPKDVLAVERTREFKGRYHVLGGSLDPLAGIGPDSLRIRELLARLGGTGPATDETDIVEVIIATDPNTEGEATATYLVRLLRDFPGLSVTRLASGLPMGGDLEFADEMTLGRALSGRRAM; encoded by the coding sequence GTGTTCGAGGGACCGGTCCAGGACCTGATCGACGAGCTCGGCCGGTTGCCCGGCGTCGGCCCGAAGAGTGCGCAGCGCATCGCGTTCCACCTGCTCGCGGCCGATCCGATGGACGTCTCACGGCTGCAGGAGGTCCTGCAGAAGGTGAAGCAGGGCGTCCAGTTCTGCGAGGTGTGCGGCAACGTCTCGGAGCGCGAGCGGTGCCGCTACTGCTCGGACGCGCGGCGGGACCCGACGGTCGTCTGCGTCGTCGAGGAGCCGAAGGACGTGCTCGCGGTCGAGCGCACTCGCGAGTTCAAGGGCCGCTACCACGTGCTCGGCGGCTCGCTGGACCCGCTGGCGGGCATCGGCCCGGACTCCCTACGGATCCGCGAGCTGCTCGCCCGCCTGGGCGGCACCGGCCCCGCGACGGACGAGACGGACATCGTTGAGGTCATCATCGCGACGGACCCGAACACCGAGGGCGAGGCCACCGCGACCTACCTCGTGCGGTTGCTCCGGGACTTCCCCGGCCTCTCGGTCACCCGGCTGGCGTCAGGCCTGCCGATGGGCGGGGACCTGGAGTTCGCGGACGAGATGACGTTGGGCAGGGCGCTCAGCGGCCGTCGCGCGATGTAG
- a CDS encoding helix-turn-helix domain-containing protein, with the protein MSWATFGRCPEVTRDGHLRPSDSSTQGRIRPSFPTISGAVGIGVLSPRRLVPQLYDALSSCNCTRGEVAVGQGPTTSRRRLGAELRRFREAAGMTLEQAADALECSVSKISRLETGKGLPKQRDVRDLTRLYGKDAEAGLERLLRMARDGSRAGWWQEYTPLLTAEPFVFDGADRYAALESEASSIKVFDMSAFHGLLQAPRYARQILEAVLPHHSGSELDSLIDFRMKRQEVLEREDSPLRLHQIIDESVVHRLVEMDPEVAVAQLEHVLGTMESDTVTIQVLPFSVGFVRALQGPFALLEFDDSVDQDVVFVETHAGASYLEGDFGVETFKGVFERTQAKALGRTGTEKLLRNALSTFD; encoded by the coding sequence ATGTCATGGGCTACGTTCGGTCGCTGTCCCGAAGTGACGCGGGATGGCCACCTTCGCCCGTCGGATTCGTCCACTCAAGGACGTATTCGACCCAGCTTTCCGACGATCAGCGGTGCGGTCGGGATCGGCGTGCTCTCGCCTCGCCGTCTCGTTCCGCAGCTATATGATGCATTGTCTTCATGCAATTGCACAAGAGGAGAGGTTGCGGTGGGTCAGGGGCCGACCACGTCGCGTCGACGGTTGGGTGCGGAACTGCGGCGGTTTCGCGAGGCAGCAGGAATGACTCTCGAGCAGGCAGCCGACGCACTCGAGTGCTCGGTGTCGAAGATATCGAGGCTCGAGACGGGTAAGGGGCTTCCCAAGCAGCGCGACGTCCGAGATCTCACGCGCCTGTACGGAAAGGACGCCGAGGCGGGCCTCGAGCGTCTGCTACGGATGGCGCGGGATGGTTCCCGTGCCGGATGGTGGCAGGAGTACACGCCGCTGCTGACCGCGGAACCCTTCGTCTTCGACGGCGCGGACCGCTACGCCGCCCTCGAGTCGGAAGCTTCGTCGATCAAGGTCTTCGACATGTCGGCCTTCCACGGCCTACTGCAGGCCCCCCGTTATGCGAGGCAGATCCTCGAGGCGGTTCTTCCGCACCACAGTGGATCCGAGCTGGACAGCTTGATCGACTTTCGGATGAAGAGGCAGGAAGTCCTCGAGCGCGAGGATTCTCCGCTGCGGCTACACCAGATCATCGATGAGTCAGTCGTCCACCGACTCGTCGAGATGGATCCTGAAGTGGCTGTGGCGCAACTCGAGCACGTGCTGGGGACCATGGAGTCAGATACCGTGACGATTCAGGTTCTGCCGTTCTCGGTCGGTTTCGTGCGGGCATTGCAGGGACCGTTTGCGCTTCTGGAATTCGATGACTCGGTCGATCAGGACGTGGTCTTCGTCGAGACGCACGCCGGAGCCTCCTACTTGGAGGGTGACTTCGGCGTCGAGACCTTCAAGGGGGTCTTCGAGCGCACACAGGCGAAGGCGCTGGGCCGCACGGGGACCGAGAAGCTCCTGAGGAACGCTCTGTCCACGTTCGACTGA
- a CDS encoding DUF397 domain-containing protein yields MTSTTALDGDSRQVGAALFKKSTFCTVGSCVEVAIAGDDQVRVRDSKDLSIQSLTFTSAEWRAFVRGVKNGEFDV; encoded by the coding sequence GTGACCTCGACGACCGCCCTCGACGGCGACTCCAGGCAAGTTGGCGCGGCTCTTTTCAAGAAGAGCACTTTTTGTACCGTCGGTTCCTGCGTCGAAGTGGCCATCGCTGGCGACGATCAGGTCCGAGTGCGTGACTCCAAAGACCTCTCCATTCAGTCCCTCACCTTCACCTCGGCGGAATGGAGGGCCTTCGTACGGGGAGTCAAGAACGGAGAGTTCGACGTCTGA